From Ignisphaera aggregans DSM 17230, the proteins below share one genomic window:
- a CDS encoding hypothetical protein (KEGG: afu:AF0317 hypothetical protein~SPTR: O29928 Putative uncharacterized protein~PFAM: PIN domain) has product MREYVFVDSNMFIQLLYEGGRASEAEELLDKYLLLATSIGVVDEVLHFIIRREAMSKYNIRRAYDLRRLVRSKGIAFAKESLDKFVSLLEELHVKVVADFEAQPSQIINTMNDYKLAPRDAITALTCKY; this is encoded by the coding sequence ATGAGAGAATATGTCTTTGTAGACTCTAACATGTTCATTCAACTACTTTATGAGGGTGGTCGAGCCTCTGAGGCAGAGGAGCTCCTAGACAAATATTTGCTTTTAGCAACTAGTATCGGAGTTGTGGATGAAGTGCTTCACTTCATTATAAGGAGGGAGGCAATGAGTAAGTACAATATAAGGAGAGCTTATGACCTAAGAAGACTCGTTAGAAGTAAAGGTATAGCCTTCGCAAAAGAAAGTCTAGATAAGTTTGTCTCGTTGCTAGAAGAATTACATGTAAAAGTAGTAGCAGATTTCGAGGCACAACCAAGCCAAATAATTAACACAATGAACGACTATAAACTAGCACCCAGAGATGCGATCACAGCTCTAACGTGTAAATACTAG
- a CDS encoding cysteine proteinase, putative (KEGG: tga:TGAM_2009 cysteine proteinase, putative~SPTR: B7R2R8 Putative uncharacterized protein), producing MPREKSVKIFSIIGIVILILGIVLVALPVALPTMAGGGGEGRLEAKVYSIDSFMTAVYKVYGNPSLGYWVAKTVIKNSGTGPLYDVKITYKIEGLTDWSEPKEYKLIPPGGAIVDLYYPILLQPPNLQTATPGKLYVKIEYKTKSDGEPVTETKTKPINILGSRDFIFSGLPPEENTGSFQDLVSNYQLLAAWVTPKDPVVERYAAMANKLTGAGAGAALNDREALAFLEAVWIFSVYNGITYQTESDAFWSGKDSQWIKYPRDVIRDRSGTCIDTSILLAAVAMSQNLKAYIVLMPGHAIPIIVLPSGQLLPIESTTLGDKVSFQQAVETGFRVVQEAFQGPHVILDVVEAQTSGIVPPELPEVPPNVLEQWGYAMPGIGGGAGEGQVPGGGQEGGAAPQPQPQPQPQPQPQPQPPQPQPPQPQPQPQPQPPANMKKIVNPYGDLPWSISVPVDWEAEELAYENGYEVDVYSPDDTVLIAIIWSQSLTGNNIRSGMESVFNEYFNGYQVTTDNPNGALGNIPAEVVIYKLGTGDMAVARYTNVQGYGLAVIYIISQVAVSQDTIVAMDQIVQTFQIGG from the coding sequence TTGCCTAGAGAGAAGAGTGTTAAAATATTTTCAATTATAGGAATAGTAATTCTCATATTAGGAATAGTTCTGGTAGCATTACCAGTAGCACTGCCAACCATGGCTGGAGGAGGGGGAGAAGGACGGTTGGAGGCTAAAGTATATAGTATAGATAGTTTCATGACAGCGGTTTACAAAGTTTATGGGAATCCAAGCCTAGGGTACTGGGTAGCTAAAACAGTCATTAAAAACAGTGGAACAGGCCCATTATACGATGTTAAAATAACTTATAAAATCGAAGGTCTAACAGACTGGAGTGAACCAAAGGAATATAAGCTAATTCCTCCAGGTGGAGCAATAGTAGACCTATACTATCCCATACTCTTACAACCGCCAAACCTTCAGACCGCTACACCAGGAAAACTCTATGTAAAAATAGAATACAAGACGAAATCAGACGGCGAACCAGTTACTGAAACAAAAACAAAACCTATAAACATACTTGGAAGCCGCGATTTCATATTCTCGGGTCTACCGCCGGAAGAGAACACTGGGAGCTTTCAAGATTTAGTCAGCAACTATCAACTATTAGCCGCGTGGGTCACACCGAAAGACCCAGTGGTAGAAAGATATGCGGCTATGGCGAATAAGCTAACAGGTGCAGGTGCAGGTGCGGCATTAAACGATCGAGAGGCGCTCGCATTCCTTGAAGCAGTGTGGATCTTCAGCGTATATAACGGGATTACATACCAAACAGAATCCGATGCATTCTGGTCAGGTAAAGATTCTCAATGGATTAAATACCCTAGAGACGTGATCCGGGATAGGAGTGGTACATGCATAGACACCTCAATACTCCTCGCTGCTGTGGCAATGAGTCAAAACTTAAAAGCTTACATAGTTCTCATGCCAGGACACGCGATACCCATAATAGTGCTCCCAAGTGGGCAACTCCTGCCAATCGAGAGCACCACTCTAGGAGATAAGGTCAGTTTCCAGCAAGCTGTTGAAACGGGTTTCAGAGTAGTTCAAGAAGCTTTCCAAGGCCCACACGTCATATTAGATGTTGTTGAAGCACAAACATCTGGAATAGTACCACCTGAACTACCGGAAGTACCACCTAACGTTTTAGAACAGTGGGGATACGCTATGCCTGGCATTGGAGGAGGAGCAGGGGAAGGACAAGTACCAGGCGGAGGACAAGAGGGAGGAGCAGCTCCACAGCCTCAGCCCCAACCCCAGCCGCAACCTCAACCGCAGCCTCAGCCACCTCAACCTCAACCACCGCAGCCACAACCCCAACCCCAGCCACAGCCCCCAGCCAACATGAAAAAGATTGTGAATCCCTATGGCGATCTACCTTGGTCTATCAGCGTACCCGTGGACTGGGAGGCTGAGGAGCTGGCTTATGAAAATGGTTATGAGGTAGACGTGTACAGTCCGGATGATACGGTCTTAATAGCAATAATATGGAGTCAAAGTCTCACCGGTAACAATATAAGATCCGGCATGGAGTCGGTCTTCAACGAATACTTCAATGGATATCAAGTGACAACAGATAATCCCAATGGTGCCCTAGGAAATATTCCAGCAGAGGTCGTTATATATAAACTTGGTACAGGAGACATGGCAGTAGCACGCTACACGAATGTGCAAGGGTATGGTTTAGCAGTAATCTACATTATTAGTCAAGTAGCTGTTAGCCAGGATACGATAGTTGCTATGGATCAAATTGTTCAAACATTTCAAATAGGGGGTTGA
- a CDS encoding Protein of unknown function DUF104 (InterPro IPR008203~KEGG: hbu:Hbut_0671 hypothetical protein~PFAM: Protein of unknown function DUF104~SPTR: A2BKL6 Putative uncharacterized protein~PFAM: Protein of unknown function DUF104), producing MLDTGVGELSKAVRVRYEKGVLKPLEPVDLQEGEERIAVLIPIGEERRRILRKYRGILGKATEEEIEELLAEAEWEPL from the coding sequence ATGCTTGATACAGGTGTAGGAGAGTTGTCTAAAGCTGTAAGAGTGAGATATGAGAAGGGTGTGCTTAAACCTCTAGAGCCTGTCGACCTCCAAGAGGGTGAAGAGAGGATTGCTGTACTTATCCCAATCGGTGAGGAGAGGAGAAGAATTCTTAGAAAATATCGTGGTATATTAGGTAAGGCTACCGAGGAGGAGATAGAGGAGCTGCTGGCCGAGGCAGAGTGGGAGCCATTATGA
- a CDS encoding extracellular solute-binding protein family 5 (COGs: COG0747 ABC-type dipeptide transport system periplasmic component~InterPro IPR000914~KEGG: tpe:Tpen_1676 extracellular solute-binding protein~PFAM: extracellular solute-binding protein family 5~SPTR: A1S0U1 Extracellular solute-binding protein, family 5~PFAM: Bacterial extracellular solute-binding proteins, family 5 Middle): MVSTRKTFVNLLALVSIVSMLILSVGIPPVVHAQKYPREQTLIIGGAYWSMPPNIWNVLNYGGSNSGIVGLIYEPLYIWIPIKPEGQRFVPWLAADLPKWIDDYTVEIKIRPEATWWDGKPVTASDVKFTFEYVPKKVTTVAWAGMANYITSVEVVDDKTVRIHLNSTNPNYGDLLYQFYSAPILPEHVLKSLVDSYGSELTDTSKWPAVAENADFRNIVGSGMYRLIEIGQDYFIMERVDNWWGKNVKSYPFTGSLPAPKYIKGVVVYSNQVAANMLGSGELDWSCFYIPGGPDMVKKGLAVAYYRDFPYYLSANVAFLFVNTEKPPFNDPNFRKALYFAINVDQILSGAFEGGVVVKSNPVGLLPYWKEYLAEDLISQYGYTYNPEIAKRLLDEAGYKDVNGDGWREMPDGKPLRISIIVPYGWTDWMFSIIIIANNLREVGIYAEAQFPDFGAYAQLIDSGEYDAAINNFGSFAAPSPYTLLYWAYGRWPPGIWVGNLGRYNNPQLRDLIQKLGNLHPELHKDQIKQVMRDIQKILLEEMPALPLWYNGYWFLASEKYWTGWPNENNPYGVPIIWNGQWQHGGLLVLLNLRPVGAPTPTPSPTPTPTPTPSPTPTPIPSPTTVTVTTTVERTVTMATTSTVTTTSTVTVTDWTITVVLAVVLLIVGFVIGYFIPKKK, from the coding sequence ATGGTTTCAACTAGAAAGACCTTTGTAAATCTATTAGCACTAGTCTCCATAGTATCAATGTTGATATTAAGTGTTGGTATACCTCCAGTAGTCCATGCACAGAAATATCCTAGGGAGCAAACGCTTATAATTGGTGGAGCTTATTGGTCAATGCCTCCAAACATCTGGAATGTTCTTAACTATGGTGGTTCAAATTCAGGTATTGTTGGACTAATATATGAGCCTCTATATATCTGGATACCCATTAAGCCTGAGGGTCAGAGGTTTGTCCCATGGCTTGCTGCAGATCTACCTAAATGGATCGACGACTATACAGTTGAGATAAAGATCAGACCTGAAGCAACATGGTGGGATGGTAAGCCTGTAACCGCTAGTGATGTCAAGTTCACATTTGAGTATGTGCCAAAGAAAGTTACAACTGTTGCTTGGGCTGGTATGGCTAACTATATTACTAGTGTAGAGGTTGTTGATGATAAGACCGTTAGAATACATCTCAATTCCACAAATCCAAACTATGGAGATCTACTATACCAGTTCTACTCAGCACCAATACTACCTGAACACGTATTGAAGTCTCTTGTCGATAGTTATGGATCAGAGCTTACAGATACATCCAAATGGCCTGCTGTGGCAGAGAATGCAGACTTTAGGAATATTGTTGGTAGTGGTATGTATAGACTTATAGAGATAGGCCAGGACTACTTCATCATGGAGAGAGTAGATAATTGGTGGGGTAAGAATGTTAAGAGTTATCCATTTACAGGATCACTACCAGCACCTAAATATATAAAGGGTGTCGTTGTCTATAGCAACCAGGTAGCTGCTAACATGCTAGGTTCAGGAGAGCTAGACTGGAGCTGCTTCTATATTCCTGGAGGTCCAGATATGGTTAAGAAGGGACTTGCTGTAGCATACTATAGAGACTTTCCATACTATCTATCTGCAAATGTAGCATTCCTATTTGTCAATACAGAGAAACCACCGTTCAACGATCCCAACTTCAGAAAGGCTCTATACTTCGCTATAAATGTTGATCAAATACTATCTGGCGCATTTGAAGGAGGTGTAGTAGTAAAATCTAATCCTGTAGGCTTATTACCATATTGGAAGGAGTATCTAGCTGAGGATCTCATAAGTCAATATGGTTATACCTATAATCCTGAGATAGCTAAGAGGTTATTGGATGAAGCAGGGTATAAAGATGTTAATGGTGATGGATGGAGAGAGATGCCTGACGGCAAACCTCTTAGAATAAGCATCATAGTTCCATATGGATGGACTGACTGGATGTTCTCCATCATTATAATAGCCAACAATCTAAGAGAAGTTGGTATCTATGCAGAAGCACAGTTCCCAGACTTTGGAGCCTATGCCCAATTGATAGACTCTGGTGAATATGATGCTGCTATCAATAACTTTGGAAGCTTTGCAGCACCATCGCCATACACTCTACTGTACTGGGCCTATGGAAGATGGCCACCCGGTATATGGGTAGGCAATCTAGGTAGATACAACAATCCACAGCTTAGAGATCTCATACAGAAGCTAGGTAATCTACATCCAGAACTACACAAAGATCAAATCAAGCAGGTAATGAGAGATATTCAGAAGATACTACTAGAGGAGATGCCAGCACTACCACTATGGTACAACGGCTACTGGTTCCTAGCCTCAGAGAAATACTGGACTGGATGGCCAAATGAAAACAATCCATATGGAGTACCAATAATCTGGAATGGACAATGGCAGCACGGCGGACTCCTAGTATTGCTTAACCTAAGACCTGTGGGTGCACCCACACCCACCCCATCCCCAACACCTACGCCAACACCCACTCCATCTCCAACTCCAACACCTATACCATCCCCAACTACGGTAACAGTAACTACTACGGTTGAAAGAACAGTGACTATGGCTACAACATCAACTGTTACAACAACATCAACTGTAACAGTAACTGACTGGACTATAACAGTAGTTCTAGCGGTAGTTCTACTAATAGTAGGATTCGTAATAGGATACTTTATACCAAAGAAGAAGTAA
- a CDS encoding protein of unknown function DUF86 (COGs: COG2445 conserved hypothetical protein~InterPro IPR008201~KEGG: cma:Cmaq_1437 hypothetical protein~PFAM: protein of unknown function DUF86~SPTR: A8M943 Putative uncharacterized protein~PFAM: Protein of unknown function DUF86), with protein sequence MGLRDIDKEYVGKLIADINSTITEILSYTSSKPFEELSSVERYAVRYLLVTLAEALMALAIHLAKRVYNRAPETPIHALTILRDAGLLTIDECDELIKLLRLRNLLVHRYWVIDDEKIYNSIKRGFKAVYSFIEGLERLLGNV encoded by the coding sequence ATGGGTTTGAGGGACATTGATAAAGAGTATGTGGGTAAGCTCATAGCAGATATCAACTCAACTATAACTGAAATCCTTAGCTATACTTCTAGCAAACCTTTTGAAGAGCTTAGCAGTGTTGAGAGATATGCTGTTAGATACCTCTTAGTGACGCTAGCTGAAGCTCTGATGGCCCTAGCTATACACTTAGCTAAGAGAGTATATAATAGAGCGCCTGAGACCCCTATCCACGCCTTAACGATTCTAAGAGATGCAGGTCTGCTGACTATTGATGAATGCGATGAGCTTATAAAGCTTTTGAGGCTCAGGAACCTCTTAGTTCATAGGTACTGGGTTATAGATGATGAGAAGATCTATAACAGTATTAAGAGGGGTTTCAAAGCTGTGTACAGCTTCATTGAGGGGTTGGAGAGGCTTCTAGGCAATGTATAA
- a CDS encoding Carbohydrate-binding CenC domain protein (InterPro IPR003305~KEGG: ote:Oter_3823 carbohydrate-binding CenC domain-containing protein~PFAM: Carbohydrate-binding CenC domain protein~SPTR: B5JJ53 Carbohydrate binding domain protein~PFAM: Carbohydrate binding domain), protein MTTTLTPQYATTPTQTPPSRLFQFYLPWDDSTSSEIDLSRYLDKPAGKYGYVYVGSDGHLYVGGKRIRFLGVNIAGGAAFPTKEQADRIAARLAKFGVNLVRFHHLEAPWLNFNIFSPPGTRNINKEALDRLDYFIYKLKESGIYIDLNLLVSRKFSSVDGLPREIDMMEWKDQHVLGYFYEPVLDLQKEYARKLLLHRNPYTGLTYAEDPAIAFIEIINENGLIHSWLDGVIDRMPQVFKNVLQEKWNAYLKQKYNSTDNLLNAWGGTGAVYGDEVLRNGDFSQGPPTGLELEGFQNIYGWILEMHSPAKARWSFSNETPAGVSGRSLVVRVLQTGEPWHIQFNYPGIRVREGETYYISFWAKADKETSITVCIRQAHEPWNALSQIVTINIGREWKKYDLYLTTSSADDNARLDISGLGSNLNVYYFTGFSMKIFNGFGLRDGESLEAGNIKIFTLDEYGARTLSARRDWIEFLWNLEYSYYMEMYRFLKEELKVKALIIGTIVGCGTPNILSMLDVVDAHAYWQHPQFPGASWDPVNWYVYNTPMVNNPIGSTIPWLALKRVYGKPFTVSEYNHPAPNLFDGETAIILLSYAALQDWDAIIFFSYGSDNRDWDSKRIRGFFDIDQHPTKMASLITAYMLFVRGDIAPSKNIVLGYLSKEDEIDLISKMKVSSWNLPDGRFAGLNPIQSLMNGVAMVTDHSPKPQEASIQTQKSDIVGVNNVYRSDTGEIIWDVSIPDRGVFIVNTSRSIVITGFIGNREFDFGLIKIRVGNTLLDGWGTVALHVVDGDSFENARKIIVIAYGVTANTNEKLYDYDTQRAIVTFTPGLETIPRFEGKITNYGRWGYPPTLVEGLDIEITVKMQEDINVWALNNIGFKTKALPVTPSDRYRTIHLIHEYGTIWYEILIVN, encoded by the coding sequence ATGACTACTACATTAACACCCCAATATGCTACTACACCAACACAGACTCCTCCATCGAGGCTTTTTCAATTTTATCTTCCATGGGATGACTCAACAAGCTCTGAAATAGATCTTTCTAGATATCTTGATAAACCTGCTGGAAAATATGGATATGTTTATGTGGGTTCAGATGGCCATCTATATGTTGGTGGTAAGAGAATTAGGTTCTTAGGGGTTAATATAGCTGGTGGAGCAGCGTTTCCCACAAAGGAGCAAGCTGATAGAATTGCTGCACGGTTAGCTAAATTTGGTGTAAATCTAGTGAGATTTCATCATCTAGAGGCTCCATGGCTCAATTTCAATATATTTTCTCCTCCAGGAACAAGAAACATAAATAAAGAGGCTCTTGATAGATTGGATTACTTTATATATAAACTTAAGGAGAGTGGTATATACATAGATCTTAATCTCTTAGTATCAAGGAAATTTTCATCAGTGGATGGACTACCTAGAGAGATAGATATGATGGAATGGAAGGATCAGCATGTGTTGGGGTATTTCTACGAACCTGTATTAGATCTACAGAAAGAGTATGCAAGGAAACTACTACTACATAGAAATCCATATACAGGTCTTACATATGCTGAGGACCCGGCCATAGCATTTATAGAGATTATAAATGAAAATGGGCTTATCCATTCATGGCTTGATGGTGTAATAGATAGAATGCCACAAGTATTTAAAAATGTTTTACAAGAGAAATGGAATGCATATCTCAAGCAGAAGTATAATTCTACAGATAACCTATTGAATGCATGGGGAGGCACAGGAGCTGTATATGGAGATGAAGTACTTAGAAATGGAGATTTTTCACAAGGACCTCCAACAGGTTTAGAACTTGAAGGATTTCAAAACATATATGGATGGATCCTAGAAATGCATTCTCCTGCTAAAGCCAGGTGGAGTTTTTCAAATGAAACACCGGCAGGGGTTAGCGGTAGAAGTCTTGTTGTAAGAGTTCTTCAAACTGGTGAGCCATGGCATATCCAATTCAATTATCCTGGGATCAGAGTTAGAGAGGGTGAAACATACTATATTTCGTTTTGGGCTAAAGCAGATAAGGAAACCAGTATAACTGTATGTATTAGACAGGCTCACGAACCTTGGAACGCTCTATCCCAGATTGTAACCATTAATATTGGTAGAGAGTGGAAGAAGTATGATCTATATCTGACTACAAGTTCAGCAGATGATAATGCTAGACTAGATATCTCTGGACTTGGCTCAAATCTAAATGTGTATTACTTTACTGGATTCTCTATGAAGATTTTTAATGGGTTTGGTCTTAGAGATGGAGAATCACTAGAGGCTGGAAATATAAAGATATTTACACTGGATGAATATGGAGCTAGAACCTTAAGTGCTAGACGTGACTGGATAGAATTTCTGTGGAATCTCGAGTATAGCTATTATATGGAGATGTATAGATTCTTGAAAGAGGAGCTCAAGGTCAAGGCACTTATAATAGGAACTATAGTTGGATGTGGAACTCCAAACATACTCTCGATGCTCGATGTAGTTGACGCCCATGCATATTGGCAACATCCACAGTTTCCTGGGGCATCATGGGATCCAGTAAACTGGTATGTATATAACACACCTATGGTTAACAATCCCATTGGAAGTACCATACCGTGGCTCGCATTAAAACGTGTTTATGGGAAACCATTCACAGTCTCTGAATATAACCACCCAGCACCAAATCTATTTGATGGTGAAACAGCTATAATACTATTGTCATATGCAGCTCTACAGGATTGGGATGCCATCATATTCTTTAGCTATGGGTCAGACAATAGAGACTGGGATTCAAAGCGTATAAGAGGTTTCTTTGATATAGATCAGCACCCAACAAAGATGGCCTCATTGATAACAGCCTATATGTTGTTTGTAAGAGGAGATATAGCTCCATCCAAGAACATTGTTTTGGGATATCTATCAAAAGAGGATGAAATAGACTTGATATCGAAGATGAAGGTATCATCATGGAACTTACCAGATGGACGTTTTGCTGGGCTTAACCCCATACAAAGTCTAATGAATGGAGTAGCTATGGTTACAGACCATTCACCTAAACCACAAGAAGCATCAATTCAAACACAAAAATCAGATATAGTTGGTGTGAACAATGTATATAGATCTGATACAGGAGAGATCATCTGGGATGTTTCGATACCCGATAGAGGTGTCTTTATAGTCAATACATCTAGAAGTATAGTCATAACAGGGTTTATAGGTAACAGAGAGTTTGATTTTGGATTAATTAAGATTAGGGTTGGCAATACACTACTAGATGGATGGGGTACAGTAGCACTACATGTTGTAGATGGAGATAGCTTTGAGAATGCAAGAAAAATAATTGTGATAGCCTATGGAGTTACAGCAAATACAAATGAAAAACTCTATGACTATGATACGCAGAGAGCTATTGTAACCTTTACACCGGGGCTTGAAACAATACCACGGTTCGAAGGAAAAATAACTAATTATGGTAGATGGGGATATCCACCAACACTAGTCGAAGGTCTAGACATAGAGATTACAGTAAAAATGCAGGAAGATATAAATGTTTGGGCTCTCAACAACATAGGTTTTAAGACAAAAGCTCTTCCAGTTACACCATCAGATAGATATAGAACAATACATCTTATCCATGAATATGGAACAATATGGTATGAAATATTGATTGTCAACTAA
- a CDS encoding protein of unknown function DUF86 (COGs: COG2445 conserved hypothetical protein~InterPro IPR008201~KEGG: sid:M164_1020 protein of unknown function DUF86~PFAM: protein of unknown function DUF86~SPTR: C4KGB3 Putative uncharacterized protein~PFAM: Protein of unknown function DUF86), with product MDRDRIARLLEEIRGSLKVVEEIASYDLNKFLADVRNRYTLRLSIVEITEAATSIGLHILREYFNEGAEGYINVFRALLGHGVLSSDVGEGMIRLVRLRNLIIHRYWEVDDIRMYREVKEEGIKLIKRFIEEVERYVSRA from the coding sequence ATGGATAGGGATAGAATTGCAAGGCTTTTGGAAGAGATTAGGGGGTCTCTCAAAGTGGTTGAGGAGATCGCCTCGTATGATCTGAACAAGTTTTTAGCTGATGTTAGAAATAGATATACATTACGTCTCAGTATAGTGGAGATTACTGAAGCAGCTACATCAATAGGATTGCACATACTTCGTGAATACTTCAATGAAGGTGCTGAAGGATATATCAATGTGTTTAGAGCGTTATTGGGGCACGGGGTGCTGTCAAGTGATGTTGGTGAGGGGATGATTAGATTGGTTAGGCTGAGGAATCTTATTATACATAGGTACTGGGAAGTTGATGATATAAGGATGTATAGGGAGGTCAAGGAGGAAGGTATTAAATTGATAAAGAGGTTTATTGAGGAGGTTGAAAGGTATGTCTCTAGAGCTTGA
- a CDS encoding DNA polymerase beta domain protein region (InterPro IPR002934~KEGG: cma:Cmaq_1438 DNA polymerase beta subunit~PFAM: DNA polymerase beta domain protein region~SPTR: A8M944 DNA polymerase beta domain protein region~PFAM: Nucleotidyltransferase domain): MYKFRYYRMDQEEKRKVIEKLREVLQAEGIRLAILFGSFIEAESFRDIDIAIYLEDPQDLDRVLEIGMRLEEKLDIPIDVAPLQFLSPRFRLKVLTKGLPIIEESGLYEAMLIQTLDELIIMSEDK, from the coding sequence ATGTATAAATTCAGATACTATAGGATGGATCAAGAGGAGAAGAGAAAGGTTATAGAAAAGCTTAGGGAAGTCCTCCAAGCCGAGGGTATCAGACTAGCAATACTCTTCGGCAGCTTCATTGAGGCGGAGAGCTTTAGAGATATAGATATTGCGATATATCTTGAGGATCCACAAGACCTTGATAGAGTTCTAGAGATTGGGATGAGACTTGAGGAGAAGCTTGATATTCCTATAGATGTAGCACCTCTACAATTCCTATCACCAAGGTTTAGACTCAAGGTGTTAACCAAAGGTCTACCCATAATAGAGGAGTCGGGACTCTATGAAGCAATGCTCATACAAACCCTAGATGAACTGATCATAATGAGTGAAGATAAATAG
- a CDS encoding DNA polymerase beta domain protein region (InterPro IPR002934~KEGG: pas:Pars_0320 DNA polymerase beta subunit~PFAM: DNA polymerase beta domain protein region~SPTR: Q8ZZN2 PaREP11~PFAM: Nucleotidyltransferase domain), with protein sequence MSLELEERERFRFFRLSPREKEKLVEKLRDELGKRREVVLAVVFGSFLKDYPFRDIDVAIYAVPLEDSLDYKLRLEDELEKVIGYPIDIAVLNEAPPWFVKKVLEEGRPIVEKQPLLLEKLYLKAVDEEQVFSKRMVQGDQ encoded by the coding sequence ATGTCTCTAGAGCTTGAAGAGAGAGAACGCTTCAGATTCTTCAGACTGAGCCCTCGGGAGAAAGAGAAGCTCGTAGAGAAGCTTAGAGACGAGCTCGGCAAGCGCAGAGAAGTTGTGTTGGCCGTAGTCTTCGGATCCTTCTTGAAGGACTATCCATTCAGGGATATAGATGTAGCTATATACGCTGTGCCTCTGGAGGACTCCTTGGACTATAAGCTAAGGCTTGAAGATGAGCTTGAGAAGGTGATTGGCTACCCCATTGATATTGCAGTACTCAACGAAGCTCCTCCATGGTTTGTGAAGAAGGTGCTAGAGGAGGGGAGACCAATAGTTGAGAAGCAGCCATTGCTGTTAGAGAAGCTATATCTGAAGGCAGTAGACGAAGAGCAAGTATTTAGTAAGAGGATGGTCCAAGGAGACCAGTAG